TTTTATTAATTTGGTGCGATGAACAACAAGAACAACAAGGCATACACACAAACTTTAAACTTAGTGCGGGCGGTGAATTTATAGCTTTAGTTGATACTGATGGCATTACGATAATCGATTCACTTTCATTTGGTCCTCAAACAACAGATATTTCCTTTGGAAGATTTCCTGATGGCACAAATAATTGGTCAACATTATTTCCGACACCGGGCATTCCGAATAGTTTTACTTCTGTTGATGATGAAGAATTAATTCCAACTGAATTTAGTTTGAGCGCATATCCAAATCCATTTAATCCTAGTACAAAAATCAGTTGGCAGTCTCCAATAGGCAGTTGGCAAACTTTAAAGATTTTTGATTTACTTGGGAATGAGATTATAAGTTTATTGGATGAATATAAATCTGCAGGGAAATATGAATTAGTTTGGAATGGTAAAAATAGTTTCGGAAATAATGTAAGCTCTGGAATTTATTTTGTAAGAATTCAATCAAATCAACAATCCAAAAACTTAAAGTTGATATTGTTAAAATAAGCCTATCAACAACCCCTTCCCTAAAGGAAGGGGCTTTTAAAAAAATATTTTTTTCATACCCTTTTCAATTTTCTTGCCCTATTTAACTTAAACGCACTTTTCAAATTCAAAACTGCAAATTCCAACTATCAATTGACAATTTGATACGATTTTCAAGGAAAATCAAGGAAAAAACCCTTAGATTTGTAGCAGAAATTTTAAATAATACTATAAAAAATGAATCAAAAACTTTTTATACAACAACAAAATCTAAAAGCACAAAGGAGAGTATTTCTATGGCTCGTAAGAACGTGTTGATAATGGGCGCTGCTGGACGCGATTTCCACAATTTTAACGTTTACTTTAGAGACAACAACGACTACAATGTTGTTGCATTCACCGCAACACAAATCCCAAACATTGATGGCAGAACTTATCCAAAAGAACTTGCCGGCAAACTTTATCCAAATGGAATAAAAATTTATGAAGAGAAAGAACTAGTTCCATTAATTAAAAAATTAAAAGTTGAAGAAGTTGTTTTTGCTTATTCTGATGTTCCGTTTGAATATGTAATGACAAAAGCTTCAATAGTTAATGCTGCTGGGGTTTCATTCCGTTTACTTGGCGCAGCAGAGACTGAAGTTAAAAGTACAAAACCTGTGATTGCAGTTTTAGCAGTTAGAACAGGATGTGGTAAATCTCAAACGTCTCGTAAAATTGTTGAGGCATTAACAAAAGCAGGAAAAAAAGTTGTAGCAATTCGTCATCCAATGCCTTATGGTGATCTTGTAAAACAAAAAGTACAACGCTTTGCAACTTATGCTGATCTTAAAAAACATAAATGCACAATAGAAGAAATTGAAGAGTACGAACCACACGTGGCTAGAGGCGGAGTTATTTACGCTGGTGTAGATTACGAAGCAATTTTACGTGAAGCTGAAAAAGAAGCTGATGTGATTTTATGGGATGGCGGCAATAATGATTTCTCATTCTACAAAGCTGATGTAACATTTACAGTTGTTGATCCACACAGACCGGGACACGAAATGAATTATTATCCAGGAAACACTTCCTTAAGAATGGCTGATGCAGTTGTAATTAATAAAATTGATTCAGCTGACAACGAAGGAATTAATATTGTTAGAGAGAACATTAGAAAAGTAAATCCAACCGCAACTGTTATCGATGGGGCTTCACCTGTTACCGTAGAACATCCTGAATTAATTAGGGGAAAATGTGTACTTGTTGTTGAAGATGGTCCAACCCTTACACATGGTGAAATGAAATACGGAGCTGGTGTTGTAGCTGCTCAAAAACTTGGAGCAAAAGAAATCGTTGATCCTAGACCTTTTACTGTTAAGTCAATTACAGATACATTTAAAAAGTATCCTAATATCGGTGTATTGCTTCCAGCTATGGGATATGGAGCAGCACAATTAAAAGATCTTGAGACAACAATCAATAACACAAAATGTGATGCAGTTGTAATCGGAACTCCGATTGATCTTAGTAGATATATCAACATTAAAAAACCAAGCACACGCGTAAAATATGATTTGCAGGAAATCGGTGCTATAACTGTTGAAACTGTACTAAGAGATAAGAAAATTATAAAGTAATATTTTATTAGGGGTGTCATTTCATAAATGACCCCCCTTTCCTTTCAAAATCATTCACTAAAAAAACTAATTTAAAATGATAATCGATAAACTCTCAAACTCAAATCTTTATTCCGGACTTGGTGAAAGAATAAGCAAAGCTTTTACCTATCTAAAAGAAACTGATTTTATTAAAATGGAATTAGGCAAATACGAAATTGAAGGAGACAATGTCTTTGCTTTAGTTAATGAATACACTACAAAAGATGAAAACGAAGGAAAACTTGAAGCACACAAAAAATATATCGATGTTCAGTTTGTAGCAAAAGGCAGCGAGTTAATGGGCTACGCTCCATTAGAAAACCAAAAAGTTATTGATGAATACAACGAACAAAACGATATAACATTCTTCAGCGGAGATAAATCTTTCACACAAGTAAATGAAGGAATGTTTGCTATCTTTTTCCCCACCGATGTTCATTTACCGGGAATTAAAGTAAATGAAAGTTCATATGTAAAAAAAATTGTAATTAAAGTTAAGGTTTAATTGTATGATTGATATTTCATATAAATACGGCGGAGCAAAAGCACTTGTAGCGTTACACGAAATACATTTGCGATCATTTTATGCAACCTGGAAGGAAGCAAAAAAACTAAATGTAAAACTTCCAGTTACTGATGATCCATTTTACAAATCATTAGATACACTACTCTATCATCTTCTACGCTCAGCAAGAGGTTATATGATCTGGATGTGTGATAAATTAGAATTGAATGATCCGCAAATTTATGAAACTCCACCAGCAGAAATAATAGAACAAAAAGCTGTAGAACAACTAACTCATTTATTTGAAAGATGGAAATTGCCCCTCGCAAATGTTGAACCTGAATTATTTGAAGATAAAGTTTACAAATCTAATTGGGGAGTTGATTATTGCATAGATGCTATGTTAGAACACGCAGTAGTGCATCCAATTCGACACGAGTTTCAATTGAAGAATCTTATAAATAACGTCATCACGAGTGAAACGAAGTGATCTGTTTATACTAAAGATTGCTTCTCCCGACTAGATTCGTTGGGATGGCAATGACAATTCTATTTTACTGCGGTGCATCAGCTGTATACTTTTGTTTAACTGAATCAGAAGTTTCAATATCTTTCTCACCAGAAATTCTTTGTGCTAAAGATTTTCCATCAAGCTTGTGAAATTCTAAAACTTCCAGTGGAGTACCACATTCTGGATATTCTTTTAATCCAAGGTTTATAAATTCTTTTCCAGTAATTTCACCAATTTCCACTAAAGCATTTATCAACCTATCACCAAGTCCCCCAATTGCAGAATGATCTTCAAGCACATATATCTTTTTCTGATCTGCAACAATTATTTTCAACCAATCTTTATCAATCTTATTTAACCATGGCATATTAATTACTTTTAAACCAAAGCCAATTTTTTTAAGATAATCAGAAGCACTAAGAGCTTCGTGCAGCATGACTGGACCATAACTAAATAGAATTGCATCTTTTCCTTTAGTTAATTCTGTTCCGTGTCCAACTTTAAATTTATAATCATTTGGAAGCTCAATTTTTTCAGGTGATGGACCAATCACCAATCTTAACATACAATTTTCATCAGCCTGATTAACGCAATATTCTGTTGCCCATTTCGTCTCTTCACCATTGCAGGGTTGTATGATTGTAATATTTGGCAATGCACCAAATAGCGAAATGTCTCTAACACTTTGATGTGATTTCCCCGGCCCTGCAGGAATCATTCCTGAAAAATGACAAGTATAAATTACTTTAGTTTTTTCTCCTGCATTATTGTAAATCTGTTCATTAGCACGAGCTGCAAGAAAACTCGCAAAGGTATTTACAACTGGGACCAAACCCATTCTTGCTAATCCACCAGCCATAGAAACCATATCTTGTTCAGCAATTCCATTTTCAATAAATCTATCAGGATAAGTTTTTTCAAAATTACGGAGTTTACAATCAGCAGAAAGATCTCCATCCAATAACACTAATTTTTTATTTGTCTTTGCAATCTCCACTAGGGCTTCTCCATAAGCTTCTGTAACGAATTCTTTGTCAGATTTTGTAACAAATTTACCTTCCGCTTCATTTATTGGGATTTCTATTTTTCCAATTCCCAAATCACTGGAAAGCTTATAAATCCTTTCTGCTAATTCAGCTAAACCTTTAATGTAGCTTTCATCATCTGGAGCACCAGAGTGCCATTTGTAAAGTGTCTTTCCTTCAAAAGTTTCTGTCAGAGGCTTTTCCATAAATGATACTCCCCTCCCTTTAATTGTATCGGCGATTATCATCTTAGGCTTATCTGTAACTTTTTTAAGATTATCAAAAGTTTTTTTAAGAACATTGTAATCGTGCCCATTAATTCTAACAACATACCATCCAAATGATTCAACTTTTTTTTCAACATCTTCAATATTATTTACATCAGCCACAAGCATATCAGTTTGATATTTATTGTGATCCATAATTGCTGTAATGTTACTTACTTTTTGGTGCGCCGTTGCCTGCAGTGATTCATAAATTTGTCCTTCCTGAAATTCACCATCTCCTGTAAGAACGTAAACGTGTCCTTTATTCTTCAGATAGTTTTTTGCCCATGCAAAACCTTTTCCTTTAGATATTCCCATACCAAGTGAGCCGGTACTTGCTTCAATTCCATTTTGTCTAACTTCCGGATGACCATCAAGACCGTGTAATCTTCTTAACATTAATAATTTCTGTTCGGGAATAATTCCAAGCGCATAAAATATCGAGTACAATCCAGGAACATCATGACCTTTTGAAGAGAAATAAATGTCACGATCAGGTGAATCAAATCCAACTTCAAAAACATTCATTTCGTTTAAGTATAGATAAGTTGTAATATCCATGGCACTTAAACTGGAGCCAAGATGTCCTGAGCCTGCTTTTTTGACTGCAACAAGTGTGTTGTATCTGCACATATCTGCAAACAACTCCATTTTTGTTGCCCAGTTGTCCTCGTTCGATTTTACTTTATCAAACTCTGATTTTTTTATTAGATTGTATTGCACATCAAACTCCG
The window above is part of the Ignavibacteriales bacterium genome. Proteins encoded here:
- a CDS encoding 1-deoxy-D-xylulose-5-phosphate synthase, coding for MQYNLIKKSEFDKVKSNEDNWATKMELFADMCRYNTLVAVKKAGSGHLGSSLSAMDITTYLYLNEMNVFEVGFDSPDRDIYFSSKGHDVPGLYSIFYALGIIPEQKLLMLRRLHGLDGHPEVRQNGIEASTGSLGMGISKGKGFAWAKNYLKNKGHVYVLTGDGEFQEGQIYESLQATAHQKVSNITAIMDHNKYQTDMLVADVNNIEDVEKKVESFGWYVVRINGHDYNVLKKTFDNLKKVTDKPKMIIADTIKGRGVSFMEKPLTETFEGKTLYKWHSGAPDDESYIKGLAELAERIYKLSSDLGIGKIEIPINEAEGKFVTKSDKEFVTEAYGEALVEIAKTNKKLVLLDGDLSADCKLRNFEKTYPDRFIENGIAEQDMVSMAGGLARMGLVPVVNTFASFLAARANEQIYNNAGEKTKVIYTCHFSGMIPAGPGKSHQSVRDISLFGALPNITIIQPCNGEETKWATEYCVNQADENCMLRLVIGPSPEKIELPNDYKFKVGHGTELTKGKDAILFSYGPVMLHEALSASDYLKKIGFGLKVINMPWLNKIDKDWLKIIVADQKKIYVLEDHSAIGGLGDRLINALVEIGEITGKEFINLGLKEYPECGTPLEVLEFHKLDGKSLAQRISGEKDIETSDSVKQKYTADAPQ
- a CDS encoding GTPase gives rise to the protein MARKNVLIMGAAGRDFHNFNVYFRDNNDYNVVAFTATQIPNIDGRTYPKELAGKLYPNGIKIYEEKELVPLIKKLKVEEVVFAYSDVPFEYVMTKASIVNAAGVSFRLLGAAETEVKSTKPVIAVLAVRTGCGKSQTSRKIVEALTKAGKKVVAIRHPMPYGDLVKQKVQRFATYADLKKHKCTIEEIEEYEPHVARGGVIYAGVDYEAILREAEKEADVILWDGGNNDFSFYKADVTFTVVDPHRPGHEMNYYPGNTSLRMADAVVINKIDSADNEGINIVRENIRKVNPTATVIDGASPVTVEHPELIRGKCVLVVEDGPTLTHGEMKYGAGVVAAQKLGAKEIVDPRPFTVKSITDTFKKYPNIGVLLPAMGYGAAQLKDLETTINNTKCDAVVIGTPIDLSRYINIKKPSTRVKYDLQEIGAITVETVLRDKKIIK
- a CDS encoding YhcH/YjgK/YiaL family protein; the encoded protein is MIIDKLSNSNLYSGLGERISKAFTYLKETDFIKMELGKYEIEGDNVFALVNEYTTKDENEGKLEAHKKYIDVQFVAKGSELMGYAPLENQKVIDEYNEQNDITFFSGDKSFTQVNEGMFAIFFPTDVHLPGIKVNESSYVKKIVIKVKV